Proteins from one Papaver somniferum cultivar HN1 unplaced genomic scaffold, ASM357369v1 unplaced-scaffold_158, whole genome shotgun sequence genomic window:
- the LOC113337195 gene encoding protein trichome birefringence-like 14: protein MKGGGLLHGLRGKQIPLILMALVCTTIFVLAWDRSSFLTTFVPSEDQLLVPSPDAPDVTSTKPEISVKEEILPAVTEEDLKTDQEDKSSNEATIIDSPTKTTPETDDSVKENISNTDLEGESRTDQADKNVDADSTTKSPTNTDDGNKIDSSTENKGGENDVEEAGKTSEVVALSDSSTTTPDKIIDDLNEITSTAEKKGGVAASDGESATEQAGKISEIVPLVSSVTKSTTKASIDDNDRTAEQKDITMVVSQTETSPKKDIEEEKKSDATKVFDNSVSSANQTFSQGVENDNSAAANMKKKETCDYAKGRWEEGKPLYSGFGCKQWLSGMWACRLTQRTDFAYERFRWKPFSCEMPEFDGESFLKRMKDKTIAIIGDSLGRQQFQSLMCMVTGGEFREDVVDVGWEYGLVKARGATRPDGWAYRFPSTNTTILYYWSASLCDLEPINPGDKATDWAMHLDRPPAFLRRYLDRFDVLVLNTGHHWNRGKLNANRWVMHVGGVRNTDRKLAEIGRAKNFTVYSIVKWVDQQLPTHPRLKAFFRTISPRHFFHGDWNTGGSCDNTVPLAGGKEVTQDESLDHSASGAVKGTNVKLLDITAISLLRDEGHISRYSIKATPGTQDCLHWCLPGIPDTWNELMIAQL, encoded by the exons ATGAAAGGAGGAGGATTGTTACATGGATTGAGGGGTAAACAAATCCCTCTTATACTTATGGCTCTCGTATGCACAACAATTTTCGTTTTGGCATGGGACAGATCCTCGTTTCTTACAACATTCGTGCCATCAGAGGACCAGTTATTGGTGCCTTCTCCAG ATGCACCTGATGTAACATCTACAAAACCTGAAATTAGTGTGAAGGAAGAGATATTGCCTGCTGTTAcagaagaagatttaaagacggaTCAAGAAGATAAGAGTTCCAATGAGGCAACAATAATTGACTCCCCAACAAAAACTACTCCTGAAACAGATGATAGTGTGAAGGAGAACATATCAAACACAGATCTCGAAGGAGAGTCGAGGACTGATCAAGCAGATAAAAATGTAGATGCTGATTCTACCACTAAGAGTCCCACAAACACGGATGATGGCAACAAGATTGATTCCTCCACTGAAAATAAAG GAGGAGAAAATGATGTAGAGGAAGCAGGAAAGACATCTGAAGTTGTAGCTCTATCTGATTCTTCAACAACCACTCCTGATAAAATTATAGATGATTTAAACGAGATCACTTCCACGGCTGAGAAGAAAGGTGGAGTGGCAGCATCAG ATGGAGAATCGGCAACTGAGCAAGCAGGAAAAATTTCTGAGATTGTACCATTAGTTAGTTCTGTTACGAAGAGCACTACCAAGGCAAGCATAGATGATAACGATAGAACTGCAGAGCAGAAAG ATATCACGATGGTCGTCTCGCAGACTGAAACAAGTCCTAAAAAGGAtattgaagaagagaaaaaatcaGATGCGACAAAGGTTTTTGATAACTCAGTAAGTTCTGCTAACCAAACTTTTTCTCAAGGGGTGGAAAATGATAACTCAGCTGCTGCCAATATGAAAAAGAAAG AAACTTGTGATTATGCCAAAGGCAGATGGGAGGAAGGCAAACCGTTATATTCTGGGTTTGGTTGTAAGCAGTGGTTGTCAGGTATGTGGGCTTGTAGATTGACTCAACGGACAGATTTTGCTTATGAAAGATTTCGCTGGAAGCCGTTTAGCTGTGAGATGCCAGAATTTGATGGAGAATCATTCTTAAAAAG GATGAAGGACAAAACGATTGCAATTATTGGGGATTCCTTAGGGAGACAGCAGTTCCAATCTCTGATGTGTATGGTTACAGGTGGTGAGTTTAGGGAAGATGTTGTAGATGTTGGGTGGGAATATGGACTTGTTAAAGCTCGTGGTGCTACGCGCCCAGATGGCTGGGCTTATCGATTCCCAAGCACCAATACCACAATTCTCTATTATTGGTCTGCAAGTCTTTGTGATTTGGAGCCTATTAACCCGGGTGACAAAGCTACAGACTGGGCGATGCATTTGGATCGACCCCCAGCATTCTTACGCCGTTATCTCGACAGATTTGATGTGTTAGTTCTCAATACAGGTCATCATTGGAATAGAGGAAAACTTAATGCAAATCGATGGGTTATGCATGTAGGAGGTGTACGCAACACCGATAGAAAGCTTGCAGAGATTGGGCGTGCCAAAAATTTCACAGTTTACAGTATTGTCAAGTGGGTTGATCAGCAGCTCCCAACACATCCACGGCTAAAAGCCTTTTTCAGGACCATCTCGCCTCGGCATTTCTTCCATGGTGATTGGAATACTGGTGGAAGTTGTGATAATACAGTCCCACTTGCCGGAGGAAAAGAAGTTACCCAAGATGAGTCTCTTGATCATAGTGCTTCTGGGGCTGTCAAAGGTACAAATGTTAAGCTTTTGGATATAACTGCAATTTCTCTGTTGAGAGATGAAGGTCATATTTCACGGTACAGCATTAAAGCGACACCAGGTACGCAGGATTGTCTTCACTGGTGTTTACCTGGTATCCCTGATACATGGAATGAGCTAATGATCGCACAATTGTAG